The proteins below come from a single Orcinus orca chromosome 6, mOrcOrc1.1, whole genome shotgun sequence genomic window:
- the NRARP gene encoding notch-regulated ankyrin repeat-containing protein, translating to MSQAELSTCSAPQTQRIFQEAVRKGNTQELQSLLQNMTNCEFNVNSFGPEGQTALHQSVIDGNLELVKLLVKFGADIRLANRDGWSALHIAAFGGHQDIVLYLITKAKYAGSGR from the coding sequence ATGAGCCAGGCCGAGCTGTCCACCTGCTCGGCGCCGCAGACGCAGCGCATCTTCCAGGAGGCCGTGCGCAAGGGCAACACGCAGGAACTGCAGTCGCTGCTGCAGAACATGACCAACTGCGAGTTCAACGTGAACTCGTTCGGGCCCGAGGGCCAGACGGCGCTGCACCAGTCGGTCATCGACGGCAACCTGGAGCTCGTGAAGCTGCTGGTCAAGTTCGGCGCCGACATCCGCCTGGCCAACCGCGACGGCTGGAGCGCGCTGCACATCGCCGCGTTCGGCGGCCACCAGGACATCGTGCTCTATCTCATCACCAAGGCCAAGTACGCGGGCAGCGGCCGGTGA